The following are encoded together in the Gilvimarinus sp. DA14 genome:
- a CDS encoding TonB-dependent receptor, which produces MKTPSVKPLVAAIAFASVATSSYAQDSSEQEMGMLEEVVVTGFRGSIASSLNTKRDAAGSVDAIYAEDIADFPDQNLAESLQRIPGVAITRDAGEGRQVSVRGLGAQFTRVQINGMEAMSTTGGTDSSGGANRSRSFDFNTFASELFTELAVLKTASADVDEGSLGATIQLKTARPLDADDNFNAAINAQLGYNDLSEESDPRLSAVISGKNDAETFGWLASISYSDRNALEEGFSTVRWQQSSDWVSCGTCANGDTSEVSDYFHPRIPRYGKLTHEQERIGFTGTLQWRPTDRTEIVVDYLQSTFDASRDEEFLEALIRSEADTTNLLSYQVNDSGTMVAGSLDNANIRIENRHDELETDFSQWTAELTHDFTDSFRIHALVGTSESTFDNPIQTTVIFDDKASAGIEGATPAQYTWDFTSNNELPEVSFGNFDVQNPDNFVYTNIRQRPNYTDNSFDNFKFDGEWDINNALTLKAGVSYKSYEFDVGEKRYDTSLSGIDGIGGPIAIDGLYYITSMGNGLGAPSGTTLSWISPDVGAASDAVGLDSLPVSNDRLQDNRSVSEDDTGYFVQLDWNTELAGMGFRGNAGVRYVETEQSSSGFQDAGDEPVLVTVDRTYDDTLPAINTVLEVTDNMFVRASWAKVMTRPSLSDVTPGGSVDGFNNTVSYGNPFLDPFRADAIDLSWEWYFMDDALLSVAYFQKDIESFITSRTDEGVPWADLGLPDDLLNGTPANPSESFDVNRRVNGGGGDLDGFEIQYQQPFTENIGVILNYTKVDSEVNYAADGEEPDYNQLTGMSPKSYNGTLYFENDTFGARISYTFRDDYLTRYPGRNGNDLEYTASTANVDLSLNYNVTESLKLTLEGINLTDEFNHQVVDSSDRVSVYHHTGTQYYLGAQYKF; this is translated from the coding sequence ATGAAAACTCCTAGCGTAAAACCACTGGTTGCAGCCATCGCTTTTGCGAGTGTTGCAACTTCGTCCTATGCCCAGGACAGCAGTGAACAAGAAATGGGAATGCTTGAGGAGGTCGTAGTAACAGGCTTCCGCGGCAGTATTGCAAGCTCACTTAACACCAAGCGCGATGCGGCAGGCTCTGTTGACGCCATTTACGCCGAAGACATCGCCGACTTTCCAGATCAAAACCTTGCCGAATCTTTGCAGCGTATTCCGGGTGTTGCCATTACCCGTGATGCCGGTGAAGGTCGTCAGGTAAGTGTGCGCGGCCTTGGCGCGCAATTTACCCGGGTACAGATCAACGGAATGGAGGCCATGTCCACCACCGGCGGTACTGACTCATCAGGTGGTGCCAACCGCTCTCGCTCATTTGACTTCAACACCTTCGCCTCCGAGCTGTTTACCGAGCTGGCGGTATTGAAAACGGCCTCAGCCGATGTCGATGAAGGTTCCCTGGGTGCGACCATCCAGCTGAAAACCGCTCGCCCTCTGGATGCCGACGACAACTTTAACGCCGCTATTAATGCTCAACTGGGCTATAACGACCTGTCTGAAGAATCCGATCCGCGCTTGTCCGCAGTAATCAGCGGCAAGAATGACGCGGAAACCTTCGGCTGGTTAGCGTCTATTTCTTACAGCGACCGCAACGCTCTGGAAGAAGGCTTCAGCACCGTGCGCTGGCAGCAGTCTAGCGACTGGGTATCCTGCGGTACTTGTGCTAACGGCGACACCAGCGAAGTCAGTGATTACTTTCACCCGCGTATTCCTCGCTATGGCAAGCTGACTCACGAGCAGGAGCGTATTGGTTTTACCGGTACCCTTCAGTGGCGCCCCACCGATCGCACCGAAATTGTTGTTGATTACTTGCAATCAACCTTCGATGCCAGTCGCGACGAGGAATTCCTGGAAGCGCTGATTCGTTCTGAAGCAGACACCACCAACCTGCTGAGCTACCAGGTAAACGACAGCGGCACCATGGTGGCGGGTTCTCTGGACAACGCCAACATCCGCATTGAAAACCGTCACGACGAGCTGGAAACTGACTTTTCTCAATGGACCGCCGAGCTGACTCACGACTTCACCGACAGCTTCCGCATTCACGCCTTGGTGGGCACCTCGGAGTCAACCTTTGACAATCCGATTCAAACCACCGTCATTTTCGATGACAAAGCCTCTGCCGGAATCGAAGGTGCGACTCCCGCGCAATACACCTGGGATTTCACCAGTAACAATGAGCTGCCCGAAGTATCTTTTGGCAACTTCGATGTGCAGAACCCGGACAACTTTGTTTACACCAATATTCGTCAGCGTCCTAACTACACCGATAACAGCTTTGACAACTTCAAGTTTGACGGTGAATGGGACATCAACAACGCGCTGACTTTAAAAGCCGGTGTTAGCTACAAAAGCTATGAGTTTGATGTCGGCGAAAAACGCTACGATACCAGCCTGAGCGGCATTGACGGTATTGGCGGCCCTATTGCTATCGATGGCCTCTACTACATCACCAGCATGGGCAACGGCCTGGGCGCACCGAGCGGTACAACCCTGAGCTGGATCAGCCCAGATGTAGGTGCAGCCTCAGACGCCGTAGGTCTGGACAGTCTGCCGGTTTCCAACGATCGTCTGCAAGACAACCGCAGCGTGAGCGAAGATGACACTGGCTACTTTGTACAGCTGGACTGGAACACTGAACTCGCCGGCATGGGCTTCCGTGGTAACGCGGGCGTGCGCTACGTAGAAACCGAGCAATCATCTTCTGGCTTCCAGGATGCCGGCGACGAGCCAGTACTGGTAACGGTTGATCGCACCTACGATGATACTCTACCAGCCATCAACACTGTGCTGGAAGTGACCGACAACATGTTCGTGCGTGCCTCATGGGCCAAAGTTATGACTCGTCCATCACTGAGCGATGTAACTCCGGGCGGTAGCGTCGATGGCTTTAACAACACTGTGAGCTACGGCAACCCCTTCCTCGATCCTTTCCGCGCCGATGCCATTGACCTGTCGTGGGAATGGTACTTTATGGACGATGCGCTGCTGTCTGTGGCCTACTTCCAAAAAGACATCGAGTCGTTCATCACCAGCCGTACCGACGAGGGCGTGCCATGGGCTGACCTGGGTCTGCCAGACGACCTGCTGAATGGAACTCCGGCCAACCCGAGCGAAAGCTTCGATGTTAACCGTCGTGTGAACGGCGGTGGCGGCGATCTGGATGGCTTCGAAATCCAGTATCAGCAGCCATTCACTGAAAACATTGGTGTGATTCTGAACTACACCAAAGTAGATTCTGAAGTGAACTACGCCGCTGACGGTGAAGAGCCAGATTACAACCAGCTGACCGGCATGTCACCCAAGTCTTATAACGGTACCCTGTACTTTGAAAACGACACCTTCGGTGCTCGTATTTCCTACACCTTCCGTGACGATTACCTGACCCGCTACCCAGGCCGTAATGGTAATGACTTGGAGTACACCGCCAGCACAGCCAACGTTGATCTGTCACTGAACTACAATGTGACCGAAAGCCTGAAGCTGACTCTGGAAGGTATCAACCTGACCGACGAGTTTAACCACCAGGTGGTGGATAGCTCTGATCGTGTTAGCGTTTACCACCACACTGGCACCCAGTACTATTTAGGTGCTCAGTACAAGTTCTAA
- a CDS encoding glycoside hydrolase family 28 protein, whose product MPQISRRNTLKGLAALPLAGCATGGPDKPSTTQTAPWHLADQIVEKTTIPTFADRNFAITDYGAKGDDKTDCTQAFAQAIEACNAAGGGRVLVPAGTFLTGPIHLKSNVNLHLEKDAVIAFYTDPKRFLPEVFTRWEGVEFMGYSPLIYAYGQENIAVTGRGVLDGRANPTTWWPWKGNKEWGVEGYPSQKEGRDKLFAEAEAGVPPEDRHYSEGYYFRPPFVQPYRCQNVLIEGIKIINAPFWLLNPVLSENVTVQGVTLESLGPNSDGCDPESCKNVVIENCYFDTGDDCIAIKSGRNNDGRRVNTPTENVVIRNCQMRAGHGGVVIGSEISGGVRYVFAENNTMSSPDLERGFRIKTNSVRGGLLEHLYMRNCTIGTVKDAIVINFHYEEGDAGKFDPTVRHVEVRNLICDEAQQVFKVRGFDRAPITDLRFYNCEFKQADEPGIIENVEGLVTHQVSINGKPFRS is encoded by the coding sequence ATGCCCCAGATTTCACGACGAAATACCCTAAAGGGTTTAGCGGCACTTCCACTGGCAGGTTGCGCTACCGGCGGCCCAGACAAGCCGAGCACCACACAAACCGCCCCCTGGCACCTGGCCGATCAGATAGTGGAGAAAACTACCATTCCCACCTTTGCCGACCGCAACTTTGCCATTACCGATTACGGCGCTAAAGGCGATGACAAAACCGATTGCACCCAGGCCTTCGCCCAAGCTATCGAGGCCTGTAACGCCGCCGGAGGCGGCCGGGTCTTGGTGCCGGCCGGCACCTTTTTAACCGGCCCAATCCATCTCAAATCCAACGTCAACCTGCACCTGGAAAAAGACGCGGTTATCGCCTTCTATACAGACCCGAAACGGTTCTTACCGGAAGTATTCACCCGCTGGGAAGGGGTGGAATTTATGGGGTACTCGCCTCTTATCTACGCCTACGGACAAGAAAACATTGCGGTAACTGGCCGCGGCGTGCTGGACGGGCGTGCCAACCCCACCACCTGGTGGCCATGGAAAGGCAATAAAGAATGGGGCGTTGAAGGCTATCCCAGCCAGAAAGAAGGGCGCGACAAATTGTTCGCCGAAGCCGAAGCAGGTGTGCCCCCCGAGGACCGCCACTACAGCGAGGGCTACTACTTCCGCCCGCCCTTCGTCCAACCCTATCGCTGCCAAAACGTATTAATTGAAGGCATAAAGATCATTAACGCCCCCTTCTGGCTACTTAACCCAGTGCTGAGTGAAAACGTCACCGTGCAGGGCGTGACCCTGGAAAGCCTGGGCCCCAACTCGGACGGCTGCGACCCGGAGAGCTGTAAAAATGTCGTCATTGAGAACTGCTATTTCGACACAGGGGACGACTGCATTGCGATTAAATCTGGCCGCAACAACGACGGGCGCCGGGTAAACACCCCCACCGAAAATGTGGTTATCCGCAACTGCCAGATGCGCGCCGGACACGGCGGCGTGGTTATTGGCAGCGAAATTTCCGGCGGCGTGCGCTATGTCTTTGCCGAAAACAACACCATGAGCAGCCCCGACTTGGAGCGCGGTTTTCGCATTAAAACCAACTCCGTACGCGGTGGCCTGCTCGAACACCTTTACATGCGCAACTGCACCATAGGCACCGTAAAAGACGCCATTGTCATCAACTTCCATTATGAGGAAGGCGACGCAGGCAAATTCGACCCCACCGTGCGCCATGTAGAAGTGCGCAACCTGATATGCGACGAAGCTCAGCAGGTCTTTAAAGTGCGCGGCTTCGATCGCGCGCCCATCACCGACCTGCGCTTTTACAACTGCGAGTTTAAACAAGCAGACGAGCCCGGGATTATCGAGAATGTAGAAGGCCTGGTAACCCACCAAGTCAGCATTAACGGCAAACCCTTTCGCAGCTGA
- a CDS encoding FadR/GntR family transcriptional regulator, translating to MNVSLDAGKLSGGRLYQRVAEQLASVIAEGEYPPGSRLPAERKLAERFEVSRPTIREAIIALELAGFVEVRGGSGVYICDGESDRLASTNLDVGPFDILEARILFEGEAAGLAAQKITDEEMAEVRQALDDMVTENEGEPICEKADENFHMLIARATKNDAIVSVCSHLWALRNSSPVSARILEKVRQAGSKPRIEEHHAILEALEARDAKAARAAMREHLTRVIQQLLDATEAEAVEEARRAIMHNRQRFNLINP from the coding sequence ATGAACGTATCACTTGATGCAGGCAAACTTTCCGGCGGCCGGCTCTACCAGCGGGTAGCCGAGCAATTGGCCTCCGTCATCGCCGAGGGCGAATACCCTCCCGGCTCGCGCCTGCCGGCCGAACGCAAGCTCGCCGAGCGCTTTGAAGTCAGCCGCCCCACCATTCGCGAAGCCATTATCGCGCTTGAACTGGCAGGCTTTGTTGAAGTGCGCGGTGGCTCCGGGGTATACATCTGCGACGGCGAAAGCGATCGCCTGGCCAGCACCAATCTGGACGTAGGCCCCTTTGATATTCTCGAAGCCCGCATCCTGTTCGAAGGCGAGGCTGCAGGCCTGGCCGCGCAAAAGATTACCGACGAAGAGATGGCTGAGGTGCGCCAGGCACTGGATGACATGGTCACCGAAAACGAAGGCGAGCCGATCTGCGAAAAGGCCGACGAAAATTTCCATATGCTGATCGCCCGCGCCACCAAAAACGACGCCATAGTTTCTGTGTGCAGTCATTTATGGGCGCTGCGCAACAGCTCTCCGGTATCAGCGCGCATTCTGGAAAAGGTGCGCCAGGCGGGCTCCAAGCCTCGCATTGAAGAGCACCACGCCATCCTGGAAGCGCTGGAAGCCCGCGATGCCAAAGCCGCCCGCGCCGCCATGCGCGAGCACTTGACCCGCGTAATTCAACAGCTACTGGATGCCACCGAAGCCGAAGCCGTCGAAGAGGCGCGTCGCGCCATTATGCACAACCGCCAGCGCTTTAACCTGATCAACCCCTGA
- a CDS encoding UxaA family hydrolase, translated as MSKLIHLHQQDNVAIAVEDIAAGEQLSIAGRDFEVVEPIGQMHKVAVKAVAQGEAIIKYGQFIGYAAADISPGQHVHTHNCIMGDFAKDYGFCRHAVPTDYVPESERATFMGYRRDSGKVGTRNYIGILTTVNCSATVAKQIAANFSFIGALDDYPNVDGVIALTHESGCGMRAEGEGYELLQRTFEGYAAHPNFGAVLLVGLGCETMQVDGVLEQAGLQESDRFKAYNIQGVGGTRAAVEQGVAEVRKMLPLVNDIQREPCPASELVLAVQCGGSDALSGVTANPALGVAGDILIRHGGTVIYSETPEIFGAEHLLTQRSATPEVAEQLLERIRWWEDYTRVHGFELNNNPSPGNKAGGLTTILEKSLGAQAKSGSTTMTAVYQYAEPVTEKGLVFMDSPGFDPVSVTGQVASGANVVAFTTGRGSAFGYKPVPSIKLSSNSTIYQHMKEDIDINCGSVVDGDETLESLGEKIFDVLLRIASGEPTKSEELGYGEAEFNPWKIGAVV; from the coding sequence GTGAGCAAGCTGATTCATTTGCATCAACAGGACAATGTCGCCATTGCTGTTGAGGATATTGCGGCCGGGGAGCAACTGAGTATCGCTGGGCGAGACTTTGAGGTAGTTGAGCCCATCGGTCAAATGCACAAAGTGGCGGTAAAGGCTGTCGCGCAGGGCGAGGCAATCATTAAGTATGGGCAGTTTATTGGTTACGCTGCTGCCGATATCTCCCCTGGCCAGCATGTGCATACCCATAATTGCATTATGGGGGACTTTGCCAAAGATTACGGCTTTTGCCGTCATGCGGTGCCCACAGATTATGTTCCGGAAAGTGAGCGCGCGACCTTTATGGGTTATCGCCGCGATAGCGGTAAAGTGGGTACGCGCAACTATATAGGTATTTTAACCACGGTAAATTGCTCGGCTACCGTAGCCAAGCAGATTGCGGCCAACTTTAGTTTTATCGGTGCGCTGGATGACTACCCTAATGTGGATGGTGTGATTGCGTTAACTCACGAGTCCGGCTGCGGCATGCGTGCCGAAGGTGAGGGTTATGAGTTGCTGCAGCGTACCTTCGAAGGTTATGCGGCGCACCCTAATTTTGGCGCAGTGCTGCTGGTTGGTCTGGGTTGTGAAACCATGCAGGTCGATGGCGTGCTGGAGCAGGCAGGTCTGCAGGAGTCGGACCGTTTTAAGGCCTACAATATTCAGGGGGTTGGCGGCACCCGCGCGGCGGTTGAGCAGGGTGTGGCTGAGGTACGCAAAATGCTGCCGCTGGTAAATGACATTCAGCGCGAGCCCTGCCCGGCTTCTGAGCTGGTGCTGGCGGTGCAGTGCGGTGGTTCCGATGCCCTTTCTGGCGTTACTGCTAATCCGGCGCTCGGTGTGGCTGGTGATATCCTGATTCGCCATGGCGGCACCGTGATCTACTCTGAAACCCCGGAAATTTTCGGCGCCGAGCACTTGCTGACCCAGCGCTCGGCCACCCCCGAGGTGGCGGAGCAGCTGTTAGAGCGTATTCGCTGGTGGGAGGACTACACCCGTGTGCACGGCTTTGAGTTGAATAACAACCCGTCTCCGGGTAACAAGGCCGGCGGTCTTACGACTATTTTGGAAAAGTCGCTCGGGGCTCAGGCCAAAAGCGGCTCTACCACTATGACCGCGGTGTATCAGTACGCTGAGCCGGTTACTGAAAAGGGCTTAGTGTTTATGGATAGCCCCGGTTTTGACCCTGTGTCGGTGACGGGGCAGGTGGCCTCGGGGGCGAACGTAGTGGCATTTACCACTGGCCGCGGGTCAGCATTTGGTTACAAGCCGGTGCCCAGTATTAAGCTTTCAAGCAACAGCACCATTTACCAGCATATGAAAGAAGATATCGACATTAACTGCGGGTCAGTGGTTGATGGTGACGAAACCCTTGAGTCGTTGGGGGAGAAGATTTTCGACGTTCTGTTGCGCATCGCCTCGGGAGAGCCAACCAAGAGCGAAGAGCTTGGCTATGGTGAGGCCGAGTTTAATCCCTGGAAAATTGGCGCAGTCGTTTAA
- a CDS encoding Re/Si-specific NAD(P)(+) transhydrogenase subunit alpha — translation MKIVVPKERRAHERRVAATPDTVKKYVAMGFEVAVEAAAGLASQFPDDLYRAAGAHIEPDVAHLYSGAGIVLKVQRPLLAGEGELDELALIPRDALLLAVLSPYAATDSVPAYAEAGITAMALEFVPRITRAQSMDVLSSQSNLAGYRAVLDAAYEYDRAMPMMMTAAGTVAPAKVMVLGAGVAGLQAIATAKRLGAIVSATDVRPAAKEQVESLGGRFVMVESDEVKEAETAGGYAKEMSDDFKRQQAALVAETIKSQDIVICTALIPGRKAPVLVTDAMVASMGTGSIIIDLAVEQGGNCTASRPGEVVDVGGVKVVGHFNVPGRIAADASALYAKNLLNYLTPLVDAEAGASLQLDFEDQILAATTLTRNGQVVHPAFADNK, via the coding sequence ATGAAGATAGTCGTGCCGAAGGAGCGCCGCGCTCACGAGCGCAGAGTTGCCGCTACCCCGGATACCGTTAAAAAGTATGTCGCCATGGGTTTCGAGGTGGCGGTTGAGGCGGCAGCGGGGCTTGCCAGTCAGTTTCCCGATGATCTATACCGCGCCGCTGGCGCCCATATCGAACCGGATGTCGCTCACCTGTACTCGGGTGCCGGCATTGTGCTTAAGGTGCAGCGGCCCTTGTTGGCGGGTGAGGGTGAGCTGGATGAGTTGGCGCTAATTCCTCGCGATGCGCTGTTGCTTGCGGTGCTTTCTCCCTATGCCGCTACCGATTCAGTGCCTGCCTATGCTGAGGCGGGCATCACCGCTATGGCGCTTGAGTTTGTGCCCCGTATTACCCGCGCCCAGAGCATGGATGTGCTTAGCTCCCAGAGTAATCTTGCCGGTTATCGTGCGGTGCTCGATGCCGCTTACGAGTACGACCGCGCCATGCCTATGATGATGACCGCTGCCGGTACCGTGGCGCCCGCCAAGGTGATGGTGTTGGGGGCTGGTGTGGCTGGCTTACAGGCCATTGCCACCGCCAAACGCCTGGGTGCTATTGTCTCGGCCACGGATGTGCGCCCGGCGGCAAAGGAGCAAGTCGAAAGCCTGGGTGGACGTTTTGTGATGGTGGAGTCCGACGAGGTCAAAGAGGCCGAAACCGCCGGTGGCTATGCCAAAGAAATGAGCGACGATTTTAAGCGTCAGCAGGCCGCGCTGGTTGCCGAGACGATCAAGTCCCAGGATATTGTGATTTGCACGGCGCTAATACCGGGGCGTAAAGCGCCGGTATTGGTGACTGACGCCATGGTGGCCAGTATGGGGACAGGCTCAATCATTATTGATCTGGCTGTCGAGCAGGGCGGCAACTGCACCGCATCGCGCCCTGGCGAGGTGGTGGACGTTGGTGGTGTGAAAGTAGTTGGGCACTTTAATGTGCCAGGCCGAATTGCTGCGGACGCCAGCGCGCTCTACGCCAAAAACCTTCTTAATTATTTGACGCCGCTGGTTGATGCCGAGGCGGGTGCATCATTGCAGCTGGATTTCGAGGATCAGATTCTTGCGGCTACCACTCTGACCCGAAACGGTCAGGTAGTTCACCCGGCATTTGCTGATAATAAATAG
- a CDS encoding NAD(P) transhydrogenase subunit alpha produces MHGDFISQLSIFVLAVFVGYYVVWSVTPALHTPLMAVTNAISSVIVVGALIAAGPEGVSQAKILGCIAVALASVNIFGGFAVTQRMLAMYKKKK; encoded by the coding sequence ATGCACGGCGATTTTATCTCTCAGTTGTCCATCTTTGTGTTGGCGGTATTTGTCGGATACTACGTGGTGTGGAGCGTGACCCCGGCGCTGCATACACCCTTGATGGCGGTGACCAATGCTATTTCCAGTGTGATTGTAGTGGGCGCGCTAATTGCGGCTGGGCCAGAAGGGGTGAGTCAGGCCAAGATTCTCGGCTGCATAGCGGTGGCACTGGCTTCGGTGAACATCTTTGGTGGTTTTGCTGTCACCCAGCGGATGCTGGCCATGTATAAAAAGAAGAAGTAG
- a CDS encoding NAD(P)(+) transhydrogenase (Re/Si-specific) subunit beta, translating into MDMQSITSLAYLVAAVLFVLALRGLSSPETSRTGNIMGMLGMAIAVGTTILSPEIASYTWIVGAVLIGGAAGLLIASRIAMTAMPQLVAAFHSLVGMAAVLVAGAAYLNPASFGLLDAEGSIYIASRIEMSLGAMIGAITFSGSVIAFAKLQGLVSGRPVVFSGQHLLNALLGVTALGLVAYFCLDQSGWVFWSLVGLAFVLGFLIIIPIGGADMPVVVSMLNSYSGWAAAGIGFTLHNNALIITGALVGSSGAILSYIMCKGMNRSFFNVILGGFGGDSTAVAASGGADERPVKQGSAEDAAFIMKNAGSVIIVPGYGMAVAQAQHALREMADELKKAGVKVSYAIHPVAGRMPGHMNVLLAEANVPYDEVFELEDINSEFQQADVAFVIGANDVTNPAAKTDPASPIYGMPILDVEKAKTVLFVKRGMATGYAGVQNELFFNDNTMMLFGDAKKMVETVLRSLD; encoded by the coding sequence ATGGATATGCAAAGTATCACCTCGCTGGCTTACCTGGTGGCGGCTGTTCTGTTTGTTCTCGCTTTGCGGGGGTTGTCGTCGCCCGAGACTTCACGCACTGGCAATATAATGGGCATGCTGGGTATGGCCATTGCCGTGGGCACCACCATTCTCAGTCCAGAGATTGCCTCCTATACCTGGATTGTTGGCGCTGTATTGATCGGTGGTGCGGCGGGCTTATTGATTGCCTCCCGGATCGCCATGACGGCTATGCCGCAGTTGGTGGCGGCTTTCCATTCTCTGGTGGGGATGGCCGCTGTGCTGGTGGCGGGGGCGGCCTATTTGAATCCCGCCTCTTTTGGGTTGCTGGATGCCGAAGGTAGCATTTATATCGCCAGCCGTATTGAAATGAGTTTGGGGGCTATGATTGGCGCCATTACCTTCTCCGGCTCTGTGATTGCCTTTGCCAAGCTGCAGGGTTTGGTGTCGGGGCGACCGGTTGTTTTCTCTGGGCAGCACCTGCTCAATGCGTTGCTGGGAGTGACGGCCTTGGGGTTGGTGGCATATTTCTGCCTCGATCAGTCTGGCTGGGTGTTCTGGTCGCTGGTGGGGCTCGCCTTTGTGCTCGGGTTTCTTATCATTATCCCCATCGGTGGTGCCGATATGCCGGTGGTGGTAAGTATGTTGAACTCCTACTCGGGCTGGGCTGCGGCCGGTATCGGTTTTACCTTGCACAACAATGCTCTGATTATCACCGGTGCGCTGGTCGGCTCATCCGGCGCTATCCTTTCTTATATTATGTGTAAGGGGATGAACCGTTCTTTCTTTAACGTGATTTTGGGCGGATTTGGCGGCGACTCGACTGCGGTGGCTGCTTCGGGTGGGGCCGATGAACGCCCGGTTAAGCAGGGTAGTGCAGAAGATGCCGCCTTTATTATGAAAAACGCCGGTTCGGTGATTATTGTGCCTGGCTATGGCATGGCTGTGGCTCAGGCGCAACACGCGTTGCGTGAGATGGCAGATGAGTTAAAAAAGGCTGGGGTGAAGGTAAGTTACGCGATTCACCCGGTGGCGGGGCGTATGCCTGGGCATATGAATGTGCTCTTGGCTGAGGCGAATGTGCCCTACGACGAGGTTTTTGAGCTTGAAGATATTAACAGTGAGTTTCAGCAGGCGGATGTGGCGTTCGTGATTGGTGCTAACGATGTCACCAACCCGGCGGCCAAGACGGACCCGGCCAGCCCCATTTATGGCATGCCGATCCTCGATGTGGAAAAGGCTAAGACCGTTCTGTTCGTGAAGCGCGGCATGGCTACAGGTTATGCTGGGGTTCAAAATGAACTCTTTTTTAACGACAACACCATGATGCTGTTCGGTGATGCGAAAAAGATGGTTGAGACGGTATTGCGCTCATTGGATTAA
- the rpsJ gene encoding 30S ribosomal protein S10, whose amino-acid sequence MQNQRIRIRLKAFDHKLIDSSTQEIVETAKRTGAQVRGPIPLPTRKERFTVLISPHVNKDARDQYEIRTHKRLLDIVEPTEKTVDALMKLDLAAGVEVQISLG is encoded by the coding sequence ATGCAGAATCAACGCATTCGGATTCGCCTGAAGGCTTTTGATCATAAGCTTATCGATTCTTCTACCCAGGAGATCGTTGAGACCGCTAAACGCACAGGCGCCCAAGTGCGCGGCCCCATTCCGTTGCCGACCCGTAAGGAGCGCTTCACTGTATTGATCTCTCCGCACGTTAATAAAGACGCGCGTGATCAGTACGAGATTCGTACACACAAGCGTTTGCTCGATATCGTTGAGCCTACTGAAAAAACCGTAGATGCCCTGATGAAGCTGGATTTGGCTGCAGGCGTTGAGGTTCAGATTAGTCTCGGCTAA
- the rplC gene encoding 50S ribosomal protein L3: protein MTIGIVGRKSGMTRIFTDDGVSIPVSVIEVEPNRITQVKNVETDGYNAVQVTVGSRRASRVSKSAAGHFAKSNNEAGRGVWELRNNSEENFEAGSELTVATFEAGQVVDVTGTSKGKGFAGTVKRWNFHMQDATHGNSLSHRAPGSIGQCQTPGRVFKGKKMSGHMGAERVTVQNLEVVRVDAERNLLLVKGAIPGAPGSDVIVRPAVKASNNA, encoded by the coding sequence ATGACGATTGGTATTGTCGGCCGCAAAAGCGGTATGACTCGTATATTTACCGATGATGGTGTTTCCATTCCCGTGTCTGTGATTGAGGTAGAGCCCAATCGCATCACTCAGGTTAAGAATGTAGAAACCGACGGTTACAATGCTGTGCAGGTTACCGTAGGGTCTCGTCGTGCCTCCCGTGTTAGCAAATCTGCTGCAGGTCACTTCGCCAAGTCTAATAACGAGGCTGGTCGTGGCGTGTGGGAGTTGCGTAACAATTCTGAAGAAAATTTCGAAGCTGGGTCCGAGTTGACTGTTGCCACATTTGAGGCAGGTCAAGTCGTTGACGTAACCGGCACCTCCAAGGGTAAAGGTTTTGCAGGTACAGTTAAACGCTGGAACTTCCACATGCAAGACGCTACCCACGGTAACTCACTTTCTCACCGTGCTCCGGGTTCTATTGGCCAGTGCCAAACTCCGGGCCGCGTCTTTAAGGGCAAGAAAATGTCGGGCCATATGGGTGCTGAGCGTGTAACCGTTCAGAACTTAGAAGTGGTTCGTGTTGATGCCGAACGCAATCTGCTGTTGGTTAAAGGTGCCATTCCGGGAGCTCCCGGAAGCGACGTAATCGTACGTCCAGCGGTTAAAGCGAGCAACAACGCTTAA